One genomic segment of Acidobacteriota bacterium includes these proteins:
- a CDS encoding YiiX family permuted papain-like enzyme, which translates to MTHTPTAISYTMRRVVLVLLLVIGCTPASESSYRNGDIIFHESRSSQSVALRLAMNSRYTHMGVIYINDGKPFVYEAVGPVKVTPLQEWIDRGIDGHYVVKRLKDADRILTPEALTRLKEVGKRFSGRPYDLRFEWSDDRIYCSELVWKMYHSALGLEIGSRQTFADFDLSSPEVAAKIKERYPDGLSMNEPVISPASIFESPHLVLVETL; encoded by the coding sequence ATGACCCACACACCCACCGCAATCAGCTACACGATGAGAAGGGTTGTCCTTGTACTCCTCCTGGTCATCGGCTGCACTCCGGCGTCCGAATCCAGCTACCGAAACGGCGACATCATCTTCCACGAGTCCCGCTCGTCCCAGAGCGTGGCCCTACGCCTGGCCATGAACTCGCGTTACACCCACATGGGAGTGATCTACATCAACGATGGCAAGCCGTTCGTCTACGAGGCGGTCGGTCCCGTGAAGGTGACCCCGCTCCAGGAGTGGATCGATCGCGGGATCGACGGTCACTATGTCGTCAAGAGACTGAAGGACGCGGATCGTATCCTGACGCCGGAGGCGCTGACCCGACTGAAGGAAGTCGGCAAGCGCTTTTCGGGACGCCCCTACGATCTACGCTTCGAGTGGTCCGACGATCGGATCTACTGCTCCGAGCTGGTGTGGAAGATGTACCACTCGGCGCTGGGACTAGAGATTGGTTCGCGACAGACGTTCGCGGACTTCGACCTGTCCAGTCCTGAGGTCGCGGCCAAGATCAAGGAGCGATACCCCGACGGACTCTCCATGAACGAGCCGGTCATCTCGCCGGCAAGCATCTTCGAGTCGCCGCATCTCGTGCTCGTCGAAACGCTCTAG